From a region of the Narcine bancroftii isolate sNarBan1 chromosome 5, sNarBan1.hap1, whole genome shotgun sequence genome:
- the LOC138764597 gene encoding zinc finger protein 239-like: MPMKPFQCSDCGKNFKRSNALITHQYIHTGERPFICSVCGKGFTHSSHLVNHKRVHTGERPFICSMCGRGFTQSSNLLTHQRVHTGERPFTCSECGKGFTYTSQLVNHQRVHTVERPFICSVCGKGFNQSSSLLRHQRVHTGERPFTCSVCGKGFAHPGNLLTHQRVHTGERPFTCSVCEKGFTQSSHLLRHQRLHTGERF, translated from the coding sequence ATGCCAATGAAACCATTtcagtgttctgactgtgggaaAAACTTCAAACGATCCAATGCCCTGATAACACACCAGTAcattcacaccggggagaggccattcatctgctccgtgtgtgggaaggggttcactCATTCCTCCCATCTGGTGAACCACAAGCGAGTTCACAcgggggagaggcccttcatctGCTCCATGTGCGGGAGGGGTTTCACTCAGTCGtccaacctgctgacccaccagcgggtgcACACTGGAGAGAGGCCATTCACTTGCTccgagtgtgggaaggggttcactTACACGTCTCAGCTGGTGAATCACCAGAGAGTTCACACTGTGGAGAGGCCCTTCATCTGCTCCGTGTGTGGGAAAGGCTTCAACCAGTCATCGTCCTTGCTGAGACACCAGCGGGtgcacaccggggagaggccgttCACCTGCTCAGTGTGTGGGAAGGGCTTTGCTCATCCAGGGAACCTGCTGACGCACCAGCGAGTGCACACGGGAGAGCGACCCTTTACCTGCTCCGTGTGTGAGAAGGGATTTACTCAGTCATCCCATCTACTGAGACACCAGCGGCTTCACACTGGAGAGAGATTTTAA